The DNA window CCATTTGTGAGCGCCCTGTAATGCCTCAGCACTGACCAGGAAAGGACCCTCCAAGCAAGCACCTGCTGCTCTCCAAGTGCTCGTTGTTCTCATGAGCTTGGAAATTAtgtgccccttccctgggcagggccCATGGGGACAAGCCTTCACACCCCCAGCACCTtggcaggaatcatagaatcacccggttggaagagaccccctggattattgagtccaaccattcctatcaaacactaaaccaagcCCCTctcaccttgtccacccgtcccttaaatacctccagggaaagtgactcaaccacctccctgggcagcctctgccagtgcccaatgaccatttccatgaaaaattcctagtgtccagcctaaacctcccctggcagagcttgaggccattccctctcatcctgtcccctgtcacttgggagaaaagcccagctccctcctctccacaacctcctttcaggtagttatagagagcaatgaggtcacccctcagcctcctcttccccaggctaaacaaccccagctctctcagctgctcctcataaggcctgttctccagccccttcaccagttttgttgctcttctctggagacactccagagcctcaacatccttcttgtggtgaggggcccacaactgaacacaggattcgaggagcggtctcaccagtgctgagtacagagggagaataacctccctggacctgctggtcacgccgtttctgatccaagccaagatgccattggccttcttggccacctgggaagCAAGGAGAAGTCCTCATCCCTGACTGGGGGTGAGGAAGCGGCACCACACGTCTCCGCTGACACGGCTGTGACCAGGGAAGCCAAGagcccccagctctgctcctgccctgcaggaCATCGCTGCTCCATGAGTCCAGCCAGGAAACACCTCCTGGCAGATGCCCTGGAGCACATGTTAACgtgtttttctgcttgtttcatCCCTTCTAATTCCTCTGAAAGAGCTTCTGGGCTGGAGGCCCGCGAGGCCCTGGGGTAGAACCAGGAACTCGCGTCCCCCTGGGGCTGCGGCCGCTCCCTGTGCCCGGGAACAGGTTTGGTGGGGAGATGCCATCGGGATGGGATGTCCTCATCTCCGGCCCACCTTGCTCCCACTGCTTCTTCAGTCGACGCCTCCATCCTTCCCGCCTCAGGAAGGTTTCTCACCCTCTTTCCCCCGGTTTTGCAGCCCACGTCCCCCTGCGGGGAGCCCGTGGGTGCCAGGGGCAGCGGATCCCACGGCTCGCACCAGGCTGCCCGGTGCCCAGCGCGGAGCCCCAGAGCCTCGGGCTCTCTCGCTCCTACTAGACGATCCCCGCCAAGGCCGCCAGGGGGAGCCCGAGAGGCGCCCGTCTCCACCCGTGCCCCCATCCGCCTCCGCCTCCCGCTCCGCAGGCATCCACCTGCCCTGAAACCCACCCGCAGCCGCCTCCATTGATATCCATGTCCACCTGTGCCCACCCGCATCCACCTGTGTCCGcagatcatcgactccaaccattcctatctaacactaaacctgcacctgtcccttaaacacctccagggaaggtgactcaaccccctccctgggcagcctgttccagtgcccagtgaccctttctgtgaagaattttttcttagtgtccagcctaaacctcccctggtagagcttgaggccattccctcttgtcctgtcccctgtcacttgggagaaaagcccagctccctcctctccacaacctcctttcaggtagttatagagagcaatgaggtctcccctcagcctcctccaggctcaacaatcccagctctctcagcccctacttgtaagacttgttctccagccccttcaccagcttcactgctcttctctggactagctccagagcctcaatatccttcttgtggtgaggggccaagaactgaacacaggattcaaggagcggtctcaccagtgccgagtacagagggagaataacctccctggacctgctggtcacgccgtttctgatacaagccaagatgccattggccttcttggccacctgggcacactgctggctcatgttcagttggctgtcaaccaacacccccaggtccttctcctccaggcagctttcttgccaacagcactgcatagggttgctCTACCCACGTCCACCTGCACCCGTGCCTGCCTCCACCCCCATCCGTGTCCACCTACATCCACTTCCACTCCTGTCTGCATCCATCCATGTCCACCCAAGTCTATGTCCTCCTGTGCCCACACCCACGCAGAGCCCAGGAGGCTGTTTGGAGGCAGCCCCTCGCTGCTTCACAGACGTTGTTTTCCCAAACATGTCCTGGTTTTTAGGACGCCCATAGCCACGTGGCCTCTGCCCGCACATGCTGCAGCAAGAGCTGGGAGTAGGGCTCTGGGGCTAAAAAaatcccccagccccatgcaTGCAGCTCGTGCTGCAGGCTCggcagcagcaccacagcctCCTGGCCATGAGCTGCCCCATGGCCAGGCCCAGCCCTGCATGCAGCTCCGGCCTCGCCTGCTCGCTGTGTGACTGCCGGACTGTGCCGTGGCTCGGCACAGGgtttgctgcagctctgctggggtCACAGGGTAGGGTGATCCagatctctgctgctgctggaggatcTGGGAGGCGGACGTGATGCAAATCAGCTAATTGGCAGCCATGGACACCTTTAATCATCCACACAGGGTTTTTTGCAAGTGCGTGGCACAACCAGTGAGAGAAAGGCTCTTCTGCCCTGCGTGGCACCACTGTGGCACGGGGGGCTGTGCCCCATGGTTGGCAAAGGTTTTCTCTGCTGACATGGGTCAAAATTGCCCTTAAAAACGTCACCAATGTCCTTAAAAACAAGATACCCCTGTTTCTGACCATCATGCCcactttaaaatctgttttcaagtCAATGTCATGGTTTCATTTATATCTACTGCAATAGTCGTTACTGCACTGCCCACCAAACACAGTGCTTCACCTCAACGTCCCTCCaccttttatttcattcagtgCTTTATATGAGTCAAAATTAAATGGAATAACTGCAAACTCGTAGCTTGTCCCCACATGACCTACCTGCTATTcacagaaacagcaggaaaggCAGCTGTAACCACAAGGGTGAACAGAACACGTTCACTGCTTCCGCATGTGTGACTGCGCCCAGCAGCAGGGCTCGGTTTCAGCACAGGGAGGGAGCAGCCGTTCTTGGGGCTCCTGACCCTAGAGGCAAGGGGAAAACAAAGCTGGAAACATCCTGGTGGGAGACAGGACCTGGGGAGATGGTGTCTGCCAGGGTGGATCCTGCCACAATTTCACACAAAGACAATTTCCCTGCAAAGAAAGCGTGCGGGGCAGGACAGTGTTTACTCATGCAAATGCCACTCGTAGGCTGTTTTACGATTCCATGCAGATTTTAAAGAGGGCAAagtttggttttgccttttacTGCAGGTTTATCTGGGGAGCGGCACTGCAGGCGGCGGCGGGATGTCCCAGCTCCCGGACTTTGCCCGGCGCTGCCTGGGCTTCAGCTCTGGGCCAGGCAGGAAGGCTCATGCGAGGCCAAATGCTGGTTCCCTGGCCCTGGCTCTGGCACCAGTGTGGATTATGGGTGCATCCATGAAGGTGGGCAAGCCCAGGGTGGCGGAGAAGGGATGTGGGATGCATACAGGGCCAGGGCTGGCAGTGGGCAAGCGTGGGCTGAGCGAAACTtgtgccaggagcagcagaagcCCTCTCTGGTGTGTTTCAGGGAGCAGCATCAGTTTCTGCTGCCCTGAGCTAACAGGTCCTGGGAGCTGCTCGAGCCTCAGCACTTACAGCCAGGAGCGGGACAGAGGCTTGCTGAAGCAATGCCAAGGAAGGAGAATACATTCAAACACCTACCCAGGGTGAAGCGCTTCCAGGGCTCCTGCTTGCATTCCCCATTTGCAGGATCCTGGGGGAATGACCCTTCTCCCAAAACTGCAGGGCCTCTGCAATAAAAATCCAGGTCCAGGTGAGCAACCTGGGATGGTGCCACAGATGGGTCAGCAAGAGCCGGTGGCAGCACAAGCTTTTGGCTGCAGGTGAAAACATCTACTGATAGGGAACAGGTCACATGTTTTGTGCAGAGCCAGCTGGTTCCAGCAGCCCACTCAGCGCAGCAGCCCGCTGCAAAACCACAGTGTGCCATGGCCAGTGGGACCTGAATCCCTTTCAGCGATGCTTCAGCACCACAGATGACAGCAGGAATGTGCTGAGTGCTGGCAAACGGGAGTCAGATGAACACATCCCAGATCTCTGGACCCCTGTGCCCCTAGATCCCTGCACCTCTGCCTTTGGAAGAAATAATCCCAGGTCAGGAAGCTTGCAGTCAGCCCTGCTGTGCAAAGAGCACCAGACTGCACAGTCCTGAATGTGGGGTCCTGCACCTCAACTCTTCCTCTTTCATGCATATGGATGGGGTTGCAGGGTAAAAGCCAATATTTGAACCCCAGACACTTTGCTGCTGTTCTTCCTCATGTTTTCCACCTCTGCTGATGACAGACGGGGATGCAATTTTCTGCCTTTGGTGCAGGGACCCCAGTGCTGTATGGAACACCTTGTACCAGGGGAGCCAGCTTAGTTCAGTACAAAATCACCAGCACCCCCTTCTTCCTGAGCCAGCACCCGCTCTTCTGGGGCTGAGACTTGGTGATTTGGGGGACAGTTGGCCCCCACTACATACATCTGCATGATTCAAACCCATAGCCACAGGGAAGGCACATGGCTCTTGCTTGAACCAGGCTTCTCACTGTATCCACCAGGAAAAGCAAACGCCTCTTCCAGGATagtcctgtccctgctctgctctgccacTGAGCCGGGCTGTCAGCTAGACTCCCATGACCCAGGTGGTCAGGACAGCCACAGGCACGGTGCTGGGCTCCGGAGCCAAACCAAGCCGAGGCCACACTTCCTGGCTGCCTTGCACACTCCCAGGCACTGGCCAAAGTCAAAACCTGAACGCCAGCATGCATTCCTTCAGCTGAACCCCACTTTGATTTCCATCAGGGATGGAACTCCTCCAAAGGGAACAGGGGGAAGTCGACTTTTTATCTCATATGTCCAGGTTGGCATCAGAGCCCCTGTGCCTACATCGGGAGGTGTGCCTGCCTGCCCTTCCCCAGACTCTGATTGCTGGGTTTGCTTTTTCGGTGGGGTTAGCACCTTGCGGGCGTGCTGCCAGGGCacaggctgctgcagcacatTTCCCAGAGCCCTTATCCTGGCCGTGGCAGGGCTCAGCCCTGCGTCAGGTGTAGGCTTTGTCTGTGGCCTCATCTTGTGTCCCCAGCTTCTGTCCCCGCTTTACTGCTGGGGCTCTTCAGGGCCATGGTGTTCTGTGCCCAAGCAAGGAGCATGTACTGACGGCACACAGGGAAGCCAGGTCCCAAAGACTCGGGGCAAGCCctggctcctgctctgctccgcAAGGAGGCAAAGCTGAGCACGCCGAGGTTAACCGAGCCTTGGAAGGTGGGGGCTCTGTTCCTGCAGGGGCAGCACAGCCAGGGGTGCTACTGCCTGGGAAGGTGAAtgcggctgctgctgcctgcgcCGGCTGAGGCCAGCCAGGGCACTGGGGTCGGAACACCGGactgggtgctgctgggaaAATGCAGTGACTGTTGGACCAGAGGCCGCCCCACGGAATGTGCAAGCTGGCGTTTGCTTTGCAAAGGCAATTGCTGCCCTTGTTATCCAGCAGATTTAAAGGGGAGTGGAAACACTCACCCAGAACGCACAGCCTCGCTATGAGAGCATGGCTGTGGGAGCACGGCTGGGGTGTCGGTCTGCGCAGCAGCGCACAGAGCGTGTTTCTGCAGCACCGAACAAAGGGCCAGGCTACAGGATGGCTGGGGGATTCGATGGAGCTGGCAAAAGGTCCCGCCTGTGATGGCGGCAAGGCTGTCCAAGAGAGAGGATGGAGACATAGCTGAAAATGGGAATGAGGCCACACAAGCACAGGGATAGCACGGAGGCAAGAGGAAAGGGAGCTGAAAGGCCTCCAGCACTGCACTGTGGGGCTCGTGGGGCAGACACTGTGCGGTGTGCAGGACCACCCAGCAGGCAGCCCTCCACACCACCCGCAGGAGCTCAGCCGGCTGCCGGCCCcttctgcagggacagggcttAGTCATCTCTCACTGACACTATTTGATGTTTGGTCTTGTTcccaaaaatttaaaaaaacttagTGTTTTTATGTGGAGGAAATATGTCTCTTGCTGGTTAAGCACGTCCTCCTGTGACAGCAGCTCTCACCCAACCACAGGCAGGACTTGATTAGGCACCTTCTAAACCCCTGCATGTTAATTCAATGCTCTCCAAGCAGCTGAAGCCCATGGCCTCAGATAATATTTGGGGCCAGCATGGGCAAAAGAGCCAAAGCCCCCCATCTGCAGCTGATGTGGCTCCTGGGCCTCCTGTCTCTGAATGCAGAGGGGATTGCAGGAATCAGTCTGGTGAATTATGAAAGTCAGGATTAAAGGGCAGGAGGATAGCAAAATGCCCCAGACGCTCTTTGGCAGGCAATGAAAGGAAAGTTTAGTGGCAGCTGCCAGCCAGGAGCCATTGGAGGGACAACTGCATGTCTGACTCCATCCTGGGCTCCCCAGGACAGTTGCTGTGGCCCATCCCAGCACTGCCACTTTCTCCCTCCTCGCTGCAAAGCAGGAGGGATCCACACACCTCCTGGGCCTccttgctgcttctctgggcaaagagagggaagaaaaattgCTCCCAGCTGGGAAACCTGCAGGGAAAATGCAAGTTTTAGAGCATTGCCTGCCATCATCAGCGGCAGGtcagggagctgctgccaccaacgagagagaaaagaggcttcagctgcttttcatttgCCTTCGAGACAGATTTAGCTCTGCAGCCAGCCACAGATGGGGTTGCGGGGCCAGACCGCCTGCGAGATACAATCTGAGATTTTCCAGTGAAGCCAGAGATTTTAGTTGCTAATAGAGATACAGCAAATTAACCGAACTTAATTCAGAGGGTCACCACACAATGCTTCCACCTGTTTTGCTGTGGTTCTGCCATCTGCCACCCCTCCACCTGATGCaaaagaggctttttttcctgacgCCATGGGCTTCGTTAAGTCATGTCATGTCTCATCAGGGCTGCAGCGGCAGGACAATGGGCAGTGAGAGCTGAGCCGAGCGAACATATGCAAACTTTTGGAAGCTTTCCTTGACAAAGCAAATGCAACCGAGGGGCTACTTAAATTGCTGCCTATGTTCTGCTGCGGGAAATGGTTTCACGTCTAGCTCTTGTTTTCCAAATGGCTAATTAAGTGACTCTGCAAGCAGTGTATGGAACGCCACGGCACACTGCACCACGCTTCAGCAAACACTGCCTTAGAAAACGGCTGCTGCTGTTTATGAGCGAAGGAATATGCCCACGCAAGCAAACCTTTAAAGCACACACTGCCAAAAGCTCTGGGTGGGACCACCTAGGGTCCTGtctgcagcacaggcagagcagtCCTGGTCCATTGGAGCTGGTGGAACTGCGCCAGCTTTGCAGCTCGGGTTGGGCAAGCGTTTTGGCACTCACTACAGGAGGAAGGCAGCTTCTAGGTGCAACAGCTGAGCAAGCGTGATCTTTGACACAGCTCCTATTAGAAGAAATCCTCCCCGGAGGTCTTCCAGTCTGAAACGGGCCATATGGCAGCCAAAGTAAGTTCCTGGAGAAACCCCAAGCTGGCCTCGGGGCCTGGGGGAGCAGGTCTCCTCTGTCTGGCTCAAACACCAACAGTTTAGCTAAGTCAGCATCAGCTGCAGAGCAGTCTTACAGCTCTGGCCAACAAGAAGCTTTGTGGCGGGTGAGAAGAGTCCCATGCAGCTCCCCCCATCAGGGATACAGGCAGGGGGAAGAACTTGCAGGGTCGTTTGCAACATAACTGCCCCCCGCAACACACCAGCATGGCCAGGATGTAGCTTCCGATTATTACAGCCTTCAGACTGCACTCAGAAAAGGTATTTCTTGCAAGTATTGGCACAAGCTGTAATGCCAGTGACTCATTGGGAAATTATAATGTGGCCTAGCAGAAGACAAACTGGAGAGAGAGAACAAATCACTCCTTACAGCAGAAGGATGcatgctgagctgcagctgtCAGAAACACCAGCTGTGTGCTGGAGCTGttgtttgcctttccttaccgcTCACGTCAGGAAAGGTGCTCATCACTGCCCTGTTGCCGCTGCCCACCCAGCCTGAGGCACAGGCGCCAtcctgcacagcagctgggCTGCACACTCTGCATGTGCTGGCTCCCAGGTAAAAGGGCAATGGGGGTCATCAGCGGCAGCTGGGACCTCACACTGTgccaaacacagcagcagctgcggCGCTGATCCGAGCAGCGTGCACACACCATGCCAGCCTCAGCCAGTGGGCAAGCTGGAGGCTGGAGCTGGTGAAGCTGCCTCTGGAGTTTGGGGTTTCTCCACAGCTGCCTTACCTTTCCCAGCCAGGAAGTGAAACTATGCTTTAGACTACACACAGAGCACTTATTTTAAGACTGGTGCCTTCCTTGCCTCCCCTGGGTCCAACACCATTGTCCTGAATAGCACAAGAAGCAGTGCAGTGTCCTCTAAGGCAACTCTCAGGGCGACCCCTAACCTGGACAGGAGCCTAGTAGAAAGGGCTTACCCTGCTTCTGACCTCCCCCATTCAGGACAAAGAGGAGCCCattcaaaaccaacaaaagaaatcacagtACATGCACAGATTAAAAGCCACATCCCAGGAGACGAGACACTGCAGATGTGGAAGCGTGAACCTGTGTGAAAGAAACCATAAGATCCTGTCAGGACGGTGGCACGCGACAGGCAGAGGCTCTCCAGGGCTGTGGGTAAAATCCCATTGTGCAGCTCGGGACCAGCACTGCGTGCAGCCCACGGGGCCCTCCCGCCTCCCCTGTTGACTCTTGGCATAAAGGCAACTCTGTCAGCGCTGTCACGAACTGCAAAATGCCCCTCGTAGTGTTAGGGTGAGGGATTGCTGTATCATATTTCTGGTGAAAACCACGCATCAAAATATTGTTTGCTTTCGCCACTGCTGGTGCCACAGACTGTACGCGATATTTCACAATATTGTGTGCTGAGGTTTTAAGGAGCCGGTGAGGTTATTTCCCGAGCATGCTGGTGCTCACTCAGAGGGGAACAGAGAGACTGCAATCTTTGTGGTTGCAGGGAGACAGGCAACTTCATCCTAATTGAGAATTTAAAGGGAAACCTGTTGTCTTGGGAGGCTGAACACGTGACAGGGCTGGATTGCTCTGTCAGAGGCCCAATATGGAGCATGTTCAACTTCGCAGGCTGAGCTCTGCCCCACACTACCAGCTGCAAAGCCAGAGTTGCACGGCCTCTGTGGGGAGGAGGCACCTGGCCATACCTCACACAGGACCTGGCAGCTCTCCCACAGCTCTCTTAGAGGGTCTGGTCCCCACTGCCAGATCTCAACTCTGGCCACTGCCACCAACCAGCAACGCCTGTGGCTGACGAAGGCGGAGGGAATGGCCAGCAGCCAAGCACCcaccttgcagcagcagcacacaagCTCTGTGTCCCTGCGGCACAGAGCCAGCAGCCTCGGGCCTGGCCCAGACCaaggaaataaagcaaaggcgagacatttgaaatgatcacagaatcgcagaacAGTTGGGGTCGTGAGGGCCCTCTGGAACTCACCCTGTCCAGCCCCCTGCAGAGTCAGAGTAACCTCCAGCCGGCTGCACAGGAACATGTCCAGGCGGGTTGGAATATCTCtggagaaggagactccacaacctccctgggcagcctgttccagtgttccatcACCCACACAGGGGAGAAGTTTTCCCTCAATCTTTCTGTGATCCGATTTGTgcccactgccccttgtcctgtcactgggcaccgctgagcctggccccatcctcctgaACTCCACCCTTTGGATATCAATCAACATTGATGAGATCCTCTCCCAGCCTTctcttgctctctacaactacctgaaaggaggttgtggagaggagggtgctggcctcttcttccaagtgacaggacagagggaatggcctcaaaatccaccaggggaggtttaggctgaacattaggaaaaaaaaattcatggaaagggtcattgggcactggaacaggctgcccagggaggtgcttgagtcaccttccctggaggtgtttaaggcacgggtggacgaggtgctgaggggcatggtttagtgactgataggaatggttggactcgatgatccagtgggccatttcaaacctggtgattctataatatgattctcttctccgggctggaCAGACCCAtgtctctcagcttctcctcctaAGAGCGATGCTCCCTTCATCATCCCTgtggcctccactggactctccAGCGAGCGgctccttctctttccagaggtggggagcccagaactggacacaggactgtAGATGGGGTTTCCCTAGGGTGGAGCAGATGGGAGAAGAagctccctcgacctgctgctCACGGTCTTCTCCACGCACCCCAGATCACCCCGagccttcttggccacgagGGCATCACCGCTGGCCACGGTGGGCTCGGTGTCCCCCAAGGCACCCGAGCTCTTCGCCTCAGCCCAGCTCCCGCCCTCCGCCGCTGCTCCCGCCCCCGCTCCAGCTTTTCGCGGCTCCCCGACAGCGAATCCGTGCGGCGGCGcacgccccgccccgccccgccgcccccccagCCAATCGGCAGCCGCCCCCCTCCCGCGGCCAATCAGCGGCCGcctccccgccggccccgccccgccccctccctcagCCAATCAGCGGCCGCCGCCGCTCCGGTTGCTGCGGCTCGGGCGCGGGGGGGCCGGGCTCGTTCCCGCGGCCCAATGGGAGCGCGCGATGCAAATGTGGGCGGCGCGGGTTGGCGGGCGCCGCCCCGATAACGCCCGCGGGGCGCCTTTGTGCCGcagaggcggcggcggcgcccgggGCCGCGCGATGACTCTGGAGGAGCTGCCCGGGGAGCGCGGCGCCGCCGGCAGGTACGGcccgggagcggggcggggggcggccggggccgggggcggctcCCGGTGACGGCGGGCGCCCGCGCTTGTCCCCGCGGCAGGATGGAGCGGGCGGGGGACGCgctggaggaggtgctgagcaaGGCGCTGAGCCAGCGGAGCCTCACCCTCGGCGTCTACGAGGCCGCCAAGCTGCTCAacatgtgagtgtgtgtgtccCGGTGTCCCCGTGCCCCCCCCGCGATGTCACCGTACCCCGACCCGGTGCCTTCCCCCACACTGGTCCTCCCGGTGTGTCCCCGTTCCCCTCCCGGTGTGTCCCCGTTCCCCTCCCGGTGTGTCCCCGTTCCCCTCCCCGCGGTGTCCCCGTCCTCCTGCCCCCAGATGTTCCCCCCCTCCGGTGTCCCCTCCCCGGTGtctccatcccccccccccccaaacgtCCCCGTcctaccccccaccccccgtTGTCCGCTCCCCGGTgtctccgtgtccccctccAGTGCCCTCCCCCGCAGTGTCCCCGTCCTCCCGCCCTCCTCGGTGTGTCGTGTCCCACCCCCGGTGTCCCCTCCCCGGTGCCGTCCCCCCCGGtgtctccctccttccctccaacCCCACAgtgtcctcccctctccccgGTGGCCCCCGGTGACCGCGGCCTCCCCCGCAGGGACCCTGATAACGTGGTGCTGTGCCTGCTGGCGGCCGACGAGGAGGAGGCGGGGGACGCGGCGCTGCAGATCCACTTCACGCTGATCCAGGCTTTCTGCTGCGAGAACGACATCAACATCCTGCGGGTCAGCAACCCGGCGCGGCTGgcggagctgctgctgcccgcCACGGGCCCCGAGCCGCCCGCCGACCTGCACTGCGTCCTCGTCACGGTGAGACCCGCGCTCCCTGGACTCGTCCCTCCAGGGAGCCAGACGCCGTCCTGCGGGCCTGGAATCGATCGCGATTCCAAAGCATTGCTGGGCAGAACAAGAACTGAGTGCAGATGTGGCCCTGGCACCTGCAAGGGACATAAGGAaactttgattttccttttttttttgcgttTTCCTACTCCAGGGCTGCAAAACTCCTCGCGTGCTTCTAGGGCTGATTGCTTTGTTTGCCTTAGTGGCAATTTAAGATGATTCATGCTTCTGGGTTTTCTGctgtgctatttattttttttttactgagggGGGGTTGTTTTTGCTTTGCTGTCAcagctctcccctctctctttttccagaaCCCCCATGCCTCGCAGTGGAAGGATCCAGCGCTGAGTCAGCTGATGTGCTTCTGCCGGGAGAGTCGCTACATGGATCAGTGGGTGCCGGTGATTAACCTCCCGGAGCGGTGACCGTGCCGGGCTGACAGCGAACTGAACCCAATTGCACTGAAGTTTTGCAATACTTTAGCAGTTGCTCAGGAAGTAACTCCCTGCCCTGGCACGAGGATtatggggagggaggaggaggtaaaaaaaaaaagaaaacaacaaaaccaaaaaaaaaaaaagctgatgtcAAAGGGGGGAGGCTGAAGTTGAACTACGTTGTGTGGGACTGAAGAAAAGTGACGTGGAAGAGACTGGGATGAACGTAGAAGCGAAAGGAAGAGCGATGCCTGCGTTGCTGGAGGAAAGAGTCCTGCCTGACGTGCAGGGCTGCCACACGGCTGAGTTATTCATGGAAAACGCCCAACACCCTTCACGGTTTTGTTAAAGTGCAACTTACAGTTTCTGGTTTAAATACcttaaagagcaaaaaggttAATCGAAACATTTTACGATTTTAGTGTATTTTTGGGATGTTAATTCTCAAGTTTTTATGCTAAGCTATATAATAAGTTATTTTATGATATtgatgaaaaaattatttatactcAGAGGTTTGAGAACCAGAATGCCCTTAAGCAGTTGGTCTGCAACCACACATCTTTAAACAGTTGGCTGCTAAAGGCAGCTGTGTTAATATAATTGTTTGAAATTGGATAGTGTTTTGGTTTAGGGGGTTTTTAGgtttgagtttgttttgtttttttttttttttgaaataaagttttaaagtCTAACCCTTTGTCCTgcgttttattttcttcccctgttCCCTAGTCTTTGGGCACAAGGGCTCATTTGGCAGCTGCTTCCTTGTCAGGGCCCCAGGCAAGACCCTGGTGTGCTGGTCCTGTGGCTTTAGTTCCAGCCCCTCCCACGCCATTACCtggaacagcagctgctgtgctgcaggaaatGCTGGAAATGTTAGCTCTTTTTCTACTTCCCAGcagagatttaaaaaagaaaaaaaaaaccaaaagaggaAGCGTTATTTTTGAGGTTTCAAGACTGCTGGAGTGTTTGGGCCTTCTTGGAAGTTTGAGAAACCTGATTCCTGGTAGGAAGAAAATTTGACC is part of the Phaenicophaeus curvirostris isolate KB17595 chromosome 8, BPBGC_Pcur_1.0, whole genome shotgun sequence genome and encodes:
- the LOC138723361 gene encoding growth arrest and DNA damage-inducible protein GADD45 alpha-like — encoded protein: MTLEELPGERGAAGRMERAGDALEEVLSKALSQRSLTLGVYEAAKLLNMDPDNVVLCLLAADEEEAGDAALQIHFTLIQAFCCENDINILRVSNPARLAELLLPATGPEPPADLHCVLVTNPHASQWKDPALSQLMCFCRESRYMDQWVPVINLPER